In Macrotis lagotis isolate mMagLag1 chromosome 8, bilby.v1.9.chrom.fasta, whole genome shotgun sequence, a single genomic region encodes these proteins:
- the GRM2 gene encoding metabotropic glutamate receptor 2 — translation MGPPLPLLLLLLLLLLLWGARGGAEAGAGSPGKKTLSLAGDLVLGGLFPVHQKGVPGAGGNGECGGPVNEQRGVQRLEAMLFALDRINGDPRLLPGVRLGAHILDSCSTDTHALEQALDFVRASLSRGAPGSRHVCPDGSYAIHGEAPTAITGVIGGSYSDVSIQVANLLRLFQIPQISYASTSAKLSDKSRYDYFARTVPPDFYQAKAMAEILRFFNWTYVSTVASEGDYGETGIEAFELEARARNICVATSEKVGRAMSRAAFEGVVRALLQKPSARVAVVFARSEDARELLAAAQRLNASFTWVASDGWGALESVVAGSEGAAEGALTIELASYPISDFATYFRALDPWNNSRNPWFREFWEQKFGCSFRRRDCGAHSLKTGPFEQESKIMFVVNAVYAMAHSLHNMHQVLCPNTTHLCDAMRPVNGKRLYKDFMLNVKFDAPFRPPEAQNQVRFDRFGDGIGRYNIFTFLRAGGGRYRYRKVGYWAEGLRLEPSLIPWASAARGAGPPASRCSEPCLQHEAKSVQPGDACCWLCTPCQPYEYLADEFTCRDCGLGYWPDASLAGCRELPHEYLRWGEAWALAPAALAGLGALATLFVLAVFVRHNATPVVKASGRELCYILLAGVLLCYAMTFVLLAKPSAAVCALRRLGLGTAFSVCYSALLTKTNRIARIFGGGARRGARRPRFISPASQVAICLALVGGQLLLAGGWLLLEAPAVGRDTAPERRRLVTLRCSHRDAGLLASLAYNALLIALCTLYAFKTRKCPDNFNEAKFIGFTMYTTCIIWLAFLPIFYVTSSDYRVQTTTMCVSVSLSGSVVLGCLFTPKLHIILFQPQKNVVTHRAPTSRFSVTAAGSSISQGSASQFVPTVCNGREVVDSTTSSL, via the exons ATGGGGCCACCTCTGcctttgctgctgctgctgctgctgctgctgctgctgtgggGAGCCCGGGGTGGGGCCGAGGCGGGAGCTGGGAGCCCGGGCAAGAAGACCCTCAGCCTAGCAGGGGACCTGGTTCTGGGTGGGCTGTTCCCGGTGCACCAGAAGGGGGTCCCGGGCGCCGGGGGGAACGGGGAGTGCGGCGGCCCGGTGAACGAGCAGCGCGGGGTGCAGCGGCTAGAGGCCATGCTCTTCGCCCTGGACCGCATCAACGGCGACCCGCGGCTGCTGCCCGGCGTGCGCCTCGGCGCGCACATCCTCGACAGCTGCTCCACCGACACGCACGCGCTGGAGCAGGCCCTGGACTTCGTGCGCGCCTCGCTCAGCCGCGGCGCCCCGGGCTCCCGCCACGTGTGCCCCGACGGCTCCTATGCCATCCACGGCGAAGCGCCCACGGCCATCACCGGCGTCATCGGCGGCTCCTACAGCGACGTCTCCATCCAG GTAGCCAACCTCCTCCGACTCTTCCAGATTCCACAGATCAGCTATGCATCAACCAGTGCTAAGCTCAGTGACAAGTCCCGTTACGATTATTTTGCTCGTACAGTACCCCCAGACTTCTACCAGGCCAAGGCCATGGCTGAGATACTTCGTTTCTTCAACTGGACCTACGTATCGACTGTGGCTTCAGAGGGCGACTACGGGGAGACTGGCATTGAGGCCTTTGAGCTAGAGGCCCGGGCCCGCAACATCTGTGTGGCCACCTCAGAGAAGGTGGGCCGGGCCATGAGCAGAGCTGCCTTTGAGGGTGTGGTTCGAGCCCTTTTGCAGAAGCCCAGTGCAAGAGTGGCTGTCGTTTTTGCGCGCTCTGAGGATGCCCGTGAACTTTTGGCAGCCGCCCAACGCCTCAACGCCTCCTTCACCTGGGTGGCCAGTGATGGTTGGGGTGCCCTGGAAAGTGTGGTAGCAGGCAGTGAAGGAGCAGCAGAGGGTGCCCTCACCATTGAATTGGCCTCCTACCCCATTAGTGACTTTGCCACTTATTTTCGAGCCCTTGACCCATGGAACAACAGCCGAAACCCTTGGTTTAGAGAATTCTGGGAGCAGAAGTTTGGGTGTAGCTTCCGCCGTCGGGACTGCGGAGCCCACTCACTCAAAACAGGACCCTTTGAGCAGGAGTCCAAAATTATGTTTGTGGTCAACGCCGTGTATGCCATGGCCCACAGTCTGCACAACATGCATCAGGTCTTATGTCCCAACACCACTCATCTCTGTGATGCTATGCGCCCCGTCAATGGGAAACGGCTCTACAAAGACTTCATGCTCAATGTCAAGTTTGATG CGCCCTTCCGGCCGCCAGAGGCCCAGAACCAGGTGCGCTTCGACCGCTTCGGCGACGGCATCGGGCGCTACAACATCTTCACGTTCCTGCGCGCGGGCGGCGGGCGCTACCGCTACCGCAAGGTGGGCTACTGGGCCGAGGGCCTGCGGCTGGAGCCCAGCCTGATCCCCTGGGCCTCGGCGGCGCGGGGCGCCGGGCCGCCCGCCTCGCGCTGCTCCGAGCCCTGCCTCCAGCACGAGGCCAAGAGCGTGCAGCCGGGCGACGCCTGCTGCTGGCTCTGCACGCCCTGCCAGCCCTACGAGTACCTGGCCGACGAGTTCACCTGCCGCGACTGCGGCCTGGGCTACTGGCCCGACGCCAGCCTGGCGGGCTGCCGCGAGCTGCCGCACGAGTACCTGCGCTGGGGCGAGGCCTGGGCGCTGGCGCCCGCCGCCCTGGCGGGCCTGGGCGCGCTGGCCACGCTCTTCGTGCTGGCCGTCTTCGTGCGCCACAACGCCACGCCCGTGGTGAAGGCGTCGGGCCGCGAGCTGTGCTACATCCTGCTGGCCGGCGTGCTGCTGTGCTACGCCATGACCTTCGTGCTGCTGGCCAAGCCCTCGGCCGCCGTGTGCGCGCTGCGCCGCCTGGGGCTGGGCACCGCCTTCTCCGTGTGCTACTCGGCGCTGCTCACCAAGACCAACCGCATCGCGCGCATCTTCGGCGGCGGCGCGCGGCGGGGCGCGCGGCGGCCGCGCTTCATCAGCCCGGCCTCGCAGGTGGCCATCTGCCTGGCGCTGGTGGGCGGCCAGCTGCTGCTGGCGGGGGGCTGGCTGCTGCTGGAGGCGCCGGCCGTGGGCAGGGACACGGCGCCCGAGCGCCGCCGGCTCGTGACTCTGCGCTGCAGCCACCGCGACGCCGGCCTGCTGGCCTCGCTGGCCTACAACGCGCTGCTCATCGCGCTCTGCACGCTCTACGCCTTCAAGACGCGCAAGTGCCCCGACAACTTCAACGAGGCCAAGTTCATCGGCTTCACCATGTACACCACCTGCATCATCTGGCTGGCCTTCCTGCCCATCTTCTACGTCACCTCCAGCGACTACCGG GTACAGACCACGACCATGTGTGTGTCTGTCAGCCTCAGTGGCTCCGTGGTTTTAGGCTGCCTCTTTACCCCCAAACTTCACATCATCCTCTTCCAGCCACAGAAGAACGTAGTCACTCACCGAGCGCCTACCAGCCGCTTCAGTGTCACAGCTGCTGGCTCCAGCATCTCCCAGG GCTCTGCCTCCCAGTTTGTCCCCACGGTATGTAATGGCCGGGAGGTGGTGGACTCGACAACGTCATCACTCTGA
- the LOC141496045 gene encoding IQ domain-containing protein F6-like isoform X1 produces the protein MGSLFCAAQKKKKKKPETEEPVMGGETEVGQGQDWDKAGPLLPQDKEIEAAIKIQAWWRGLLVRRTLLHAALRTWIIQCWWRGVMARGLAKRRRAMLLLYSREERAVVKLQARVRMWRIRRCFCRARAAACIIQAYWRWYTDRTRKSDSKHTPAEQLEIDIKILV, from the exons ATGGGAAGTCTATTCTGT GCggcacaaaaaaagaaaaagaagaagccaGAAACTGAAGAACCAGTAATGGGAGGAGAAACAGAG GTGGGCCAGGGTCAAGACTGGGACAAAGCGGGGCCCCTGCTACCCCAGGACAAGGAGATCGAGGCGGCCATCAAGATCCAGGCCTGGTGGAGGGGCCTGCTGGTGCGACGGACCCTGCTGCACGCGGCCCTCCGAACCTGGATCATCCAGTGCTGGTGGCGGGGCGTGATGGCCCGGGGCCTGGCCAAGCGGCGGCGGGCGATGCTGCTGCTCTACTCGCGGGAGGAGAGAGCCGTGGTCAAGCTGCAGGCGCGGGTGCGCATGTGGCGGATTCGCCGCTGCTTCTGCCGGGCGCGGGCGGCCGCTTGCATCATCCAGGCCTACTGGCGCTGGTACACCGACCGGACTCGAAAATCGGACAGCAAGCACACGCCCGCAGAGCAATTGGAGATCGATATCAAAATTCTGGTTTAA
- the LOC141496045 gene encoding IQ domain-containing protein F6-like isoform X2 has translation MGGETEVGQGQDWDKAGPLLPQDKEIEAAIKIQAWWRGLLVRRTLLHAALRTWIIQCWWRGVMARGLAKRRRAMLLLYSREERAVVKLQARVRMWRIRRCFCRARAAACIIQAYWRWYTDRTRKSDSKHTPAEQLEIDIKILV, from the exons ATGGGAGGAGAAACAGAG GTGGGCCAGGGTCAAGACTGGGACAAAGCGGGGCCCCTGCTACCCCAGGACAAGGAGATCGAGGCGGCCATCAAGATCCAGGCCTGGTGGAGGGGCCTGCTGGTGCGACGGACCCTGCTGCACGCGGCCCTCCGAACCTGGATCATCCAGTGCTGGTGGCGGGGCGTGATGGCCCGGGGCCTGGCCAAGCGGCGGCGGGCGATGCTGCTGCTCTACTCGCGGGAGGAGAGAGCCGTGGTCAAGCTGCAGGCGCGGGTGCGCATGTGGCGGATTCGCCGCTGCTTCTGCCGGGCGCGGGCGGCCGCTTGCATCATCCAGGCCTACTGGCGCTGGTACACCGACCGGACTCGAAAATCGGACAGCAAGCACACGCCCGCAGAGCAATTGGAGATCGATATCAAAATTCTGGTTTAA